The Calypte anna isolate BGI_N300 chromosome 20, bCalAnn1_v1.p, whole genome shotgun sequence DNA window tctctctttctgaacACCTTTCTGTGCTATCCAGGCAACCCATCAGGTTGAGATTAGCAACTTCACAGCATTAACAGCTGACATCTGAATCACATTTTAGGAACCAGCAGTAGCAGAGTTTAATGGGAAGCTGTTTCACTTCATAATACAATTCACATTGTGAGGTACGACTTTTTCCATTATGAAACTATAAAAATAGATTCCCAGAGTCTGAGTCAATAATTTAAACAGATCATGAGAAGAGAATCAGGTATTATCCAGGAAGACCTGTCCCAGTACTGCAAGTTTAGAGTTAAAAGATTGACTGGGGCAAGTCAGGAGGGAGTGTGAGCTCTTCCTGgactttctcttctcttcacCTTTCTCTGAAGAAGCACCTTCAGGGCTCTTTGCACTTTCCCCATCTCCATGGTCAGAAGCTCTTTTTAAAGGgaatttcttgattttctttagGGAGTAAAATTCCTGCATCAAGTCTTCCACTTCCCATTGCTCTTCTTTCTGCCTCCTACAGCAGTGCAGGGCAGCAGGGTCTATGGGGTGAGCCTCAGTGTTGAAGACGTACCCTCCAGCATTCAGGACACATTCCCCATAAGGTGTCATCACCACATCAAAGGCTGATCCATTGTTGTGAATGAAGTTGTCTGGGTCAAACAGCAGGTACAAGTATTTTACTGtttcagccaaaaaaaaggATTCCATGCGATTATCCAGTCTGTGATCTCTCAAGTCTTTGATCTACAAGAGAAGAAATACAGGGGGTTACAGTTATTCTAATTCAGTAAGTCATGAACttacagggaaaagaaaaccagcttgTGATTCATTTCAGTTTCACAACACAACACAGCACCAATTCACCCTGTATTTTAAACAGTTGTATGGAAATACATCAACAAGGTTTCAGATGTTTTGAATTAGTATAATCTAGTGGGTAGGAACAGGAAGATTAAATCAGTAAAACAGGAAAGTAAATCAGTAAATTTTACAGTAAATCAGTAAAACAGGAAGCTTACCCAGGAGAAACCTGGGTAAGGAGAACAGCAAGTAAGCTTCCCATCATTCACcctactaagaaaaaaaaatttaattgtaAGGCTTTTACCTACTTCCCAAATCACAAGACCTAATTCTCTGTATTTACAGGGAGTTTCTTGTGAAACACAGCTTGATAGTATGTTTGAAATCTTCTATTAAATGATTTTAGAGAAATCACTCACTGCAGTGCTCCTGTGTTTGATGAGATTTTGGAGGcacagcaggaaagcagaatcCCACAACTGGCTGGCAGAGAGCCTGCATCCAACCTTCCTGCTGAGCAGAACCTCCCCAGTAgctacagaaatacaggaagcAGGAGAAGCTTCTGATGCTTTCCCATGTTTTGGGCTTTGGTGCAACTGCCAGAGACAGATTCTGTCCTATTTTTGAGGCTGTGAGGGGCATTATTGCCAGAAACAGGACCAGCAGTTACCACATGAGCTTCACAGAGAAATACCAGGGGGTTGGTTGAAAAAGAAGTCACGTCTTAACCAAAGTTAAATCCCATGGCAAAACATCATTCATGAGAACACTTTCTGATTTTTAGCAGCCAGTTTAGCAGATAATTTAGCACTTACAGTTGCAAATCCACAGTCAACCTTGCTGATTTTCTCTATTGACTCCACTGCATCTCTTCCCAGTTCCAGGAGTGTGGGATCCCGGGTAGCACGGTACAGATACATTGCACTCTCAATCAgctctgcaaaaaaaccccaaacatttgcAGGTGTAAAGATCACCAAACCAAGTACAGAGGGAAGGCAAGGCATTTCTTGTACTGATTTCACAGCACTACTTTAAGATGATCAGGTAAGCAGCCTGgcttgctttctgtttcctctggcTCAAAGCACAGGTCCTTGCTTTTGCTAAGGATGTGCTACAAAGAAATTCAGGTTAATCAGCCTGGAGGGAACAATGTTCCCCCCTCCCACAGACGGAGAGTGGGAAGGgagtgagagagaaaaggatTAGAACTCTGATgtcaagggaagaaaagaaagatgcttctagaaagaagcagagacaaGAAATTCAACCCCCAAAATGTatctttttaattcagtgtcAGCCTCTGAAACAGGGGTACTTAAACCACCATGAAAATGGGTACTATGGACATACTGCATTTAGGCAACATAAACACTGTGCTGTGTTTACTGCCTACAGAAACAGGGTTTTTTGGGATGCTCTAAGCTATTTGAAAATTAACACTTAGGGAGTATTTTTGGCAGAAGCATCTGATGTGGATGTCACTTGAACACTCAGACCAGAAGGAAATGAATCCATCATTCTCATTTACAAAGTTTTACTGATCTAATAACCaggtgtggtttggtttttttttttgctagagtTGTGAACAGCAGACCACTTCACTGCAGCATCACAGACAACATGTAATTCCTCTTATGTGTTGAGCTGTACtggtgcagctggagctggtttATTTCAGGAACAAAACACAACCACAGTGCTCTACTCACACTCACTTTCACTGCCACGATTTAGAGGACACAAGCATTAACATTTTGCATGACTGCAAGACATCCCACATCAgaaaatttaacatttaaacATGCCAAATCCTACACTGAAAACCCAATTCATTAACACCCCCTGCTTTATACAGTAACattattgtttgggttttttacaaGCATAACTTCAGAATGGCAGAAAGTAAAATGTGTGGCTTTGGCTACAGAAAACACCAGTAAAatgcaggcaggaaggaagcagaagtgGGGAGGAACTTTGGGAGGGCAGATATTACTAACATTTGATCTTACCACCAGAGCAAAAGCAGGAGCCcatgttcctttttatttaatttctgcttaCCAGGCCTGAGTGGATATCCTTCTCTCTTGTCCACAGTGTAGCCCTGGGGAATGTTGTAGAACTCAGGCAATCCACCAAACTGCTTCCAGACTGTGTAGTAGTTGAGGAAGGTCCGCATGGCATTATCTATATCCCCAATGAGGCTCTGGGAGAGAGAAGCCAGTTAGCAAAGCAACATCTGggtgaggaaaaaacaacacaggaaTTTATTCAATAACACTCTTATGGTCTATAAATGGTGACAGAACTGGGTTGTTCAGCAGGTTTGAATGGTGTAAGTATTAATTAGGTATGATGCCTTAAGAACAGGTAAGGACTAAGGAGGGAGGTGTAGCTTTTCTGTTGGATCACATTCCATACACCTAAAGAGTATAAACTGTCTGATTTTTAGTTAACAGAAGGCTGGGTCTTACAGTCAACACTTCTTTCAGTCAATCACTTCAGTCAACACTTCTTTCAGGCAGTCTACTTCAGTGGGGATATAAAGCCTCAAAACTCTGAATGGGAAAGTACTCACACAAGTAAAGCATTTAGAAAGGGTGAAAAAAGAGGTCTGATTTTCTTTAGCCTTCTGTTCCCATCTGGATTAAGAAACCACTATCAGGAGAgtctgcaacagaaaaaactTCCCTCCCATCATGCTTAATAGAAGACTTTTCTTAGAGACCACTGATAAAGTCAACATCTACAGGCTCCAACACCAGAATTCACCAGAGATCAAAATAAACCTGTAAACCAGCACTGATGAGGGTTTGTCACTGTCATATTAAATACCAACCCAAGATAGATGAATAAAATCACCATTTGCTACTGCTAGAGCAGTTCTTACCTGTAGGCCTGGCCAGTAGGCCTCCAGGGACTGAAAAACAGGCATGGACACTGTTCCTTTGTACATCTGAACCCAGAGGTACCAGTCATCAAACTTCGTGTAATTTTTGATAGCTTTGTTATATTCTGTAAGAAAACATAGATGAGTAGGTAATCCAACAAAGGAGtcttattttaaagaatgagAGAAGCCCCTTTTTCACTTGAGTCATGTCAAAAGAATGACTTCTCAGGATGCTCATCAAACTGTTCAAAAGCATTCCTGAAGCCATAGTTGAAACAGTTTCAAATGCACCCTGTTAGATTCTTCACCATCTTCCTCCACAGTCCCACATGCAATGTTTTTACAAGGCTCTCCTGAGACCC harbors:
- the LOC103539763 gene encoding ER degradation-enhancing alpha-mannosidase-like protein 2, with protein sequence MLHSLSAVLCLWALRLPAGTEAAARGLDIASYRERVRAMFYHAYEHYLESAFPYDELRPLTCDGQDTWGSFSLTLIDALDTLLILGNVSEFQRVVSVLQEGVDFDIDVNASVFETNIRVVGGLLSAHLLSKKAGIEVEAGWPCSGPLLRMAEEAARKLLPAFQTPTGMPYGTVNLLHGVNPGETPVTCTAGIGTFIVEFATLSHLTGDPVFEDVARKALKALWKNRSDIGLVGNHIDVITAKWVAQDAGIGAGVDSYFEYLVKGAILLQDKELMSMFLEYNKAIKNYTKFDDWYLWVQMYKGTVSMPVFQSLEAYWPGLQSLIGDIDNAMRTFLNYYTVWKQFGGLPEFYNIPQGYTVDKREGYPLRPELIESAMYLYRATRDPTLLELGRDAVESIEKISKVDCGFATIKDLRDHRLDNRMESFFLAETVKYLYLLFDPDNFIHNNGSAFDVVMTPYGECVLNAGGYVFNTEAHPIDPAALHCCRRQKEEQWEVEDLMQEFYSLKKIKKFPLKRASDHGDGESAKSPEGASSEKGEEKRKSRKSSHSLLTCPSQSFNSKLAVLGQVFLDNT